The genomic stretch GGCGCCGTCGGTCGCCGCCGCCCAGCGCAAGAAGCCCGACGAGCTGGCCTCCATCGTGCAGGACCTGACGACCCTTCTCGAGAACATCACGCCGATGCTCGAGAAGGGCCGCTACCCGGACAAGGCCTCCGGCAAGAAGATCGCCGGCCTGCTGCGGGCGGTCGCCGACCAGCTGGACGTGTAGACGCGGGCAGGAAACCCGTCAGGGAAAAGCGAGCGCATCCGGGCCGAGGGGCGGCAGCAGCCCCTCGGCCGCCGCACGTGTGAGCAGCCCGCGGATCGCCGCGTAGCCGTCCTCGCCGAGGTCGGCGGTGAACTCGTTGACGTACAGCCCGATGTGCTGGTCGGCGACGGCCGGGTCCATCTCCTGGGCGTGAGCCATGACATACGGCCGGGACGCCTCGGGGTCGTCCCAGGCGGCCAGTACGGAGGCGCGGATGGCATCGGCGAGCCGCGTCAGTGTGTCCGCGCCCAGCGAGCGCTTGGCGACGATCGCGCCGAGCGGGATCGGCAGCCCGGTGGTCCGCTCCCAGTGCTCGCCCATGTCGGCGAGCTTGTGCAGGCCGTAGTTCTGGTATGTGAACCGGGCCTCGTGGATGACGAGTCCGGCGTCCACCTTGCCGTCCCGCACGGCCGGCATGATCTCGTGGAACGGCATCACCACGATCTCACCGACCCTGCCCGCCCGTCGCCCACCACCGCCCTCAACCGAGGGCCCTGCGGGCCCGCCCCTCTTGATCGGCAGCGTGTCTGCCGCCCACAGCCGGAACAGCAGGTACGCGGTCGACTTCTCACTCGGCACCGCGACCGTACGGCCCGTCAGATCGACGCCGGCCTCCCGCGTGAGCACCAGCGGCCCGCAGCCCCGCCCCAGCGCACCGCCGCACGGCAGCAGCGCGTACTCGCCGAGGATGTACGGCAGGACGGCGTACGACACCTTCAGCACGTCGAACTCGCCGCGCTCGGCCATGCCGTTGGTGATGTCGATGTCGGCGAAGGTCACGTCCAGCGCGGGGGCGCCGGGGACGCGGCCGTGGGCGAGGGCGTCGAAGACGAAGGTGTCGTTCGGGCAGGGCGAGTACGCGATGTGCAAGGGCTCAGTGGTCATACGGTGTCCAACTCTCCAATGCGGGCGCGAGCTTCCCGAAGGCCTCGGTGAGGGCGGTGAGGGCGTCCCCGACGCGCCAGGCGGCGCGGTCGCGCGGGCCGACCGGGTTGGAGACCGCGCGGAGCTCCAGCACCNNNNNNNNNNNNNNNNNNNNNNNNNNNNNNNNNNNNNNNNNNNNNNNNNNNNNNNNNNNNNNNNNNNNNNNNNNNNNNNNNNNNNNNNNNNNNNNNNNNNNNNNNNNNNNNNNNNNNNNNNNNNNNNNNNNNNNNNNNNNNNNNNNNNNNNNNNNNNNNNNNNNNNNNNNNNNNNNNNNNNNNNNNNNNNNNNNNNNNNNNNNNNNNNNNNNNNNNNNNNNNNNNNNNNNNNNNNNNNNNNNNNNNNNNNNNNNNNNNNNNNNNNNNNNNNNNNNNNNNNNNNNNNNNNNNNNNNNNNNNNNNNNNNNNNNNNNNNNNNNNNNNNNNNNNNNNNNNNNNNNNNNNNNNNNNNNNNNNNNNNNNNNNNNNNNNNNNNNNNNNNNNNNNNNNNNNNNNNNNNNNNNNNNNNNNNNNNNNNNNNNNNNNNNNNNNNNNNNNNNNNNNNNNNNNNNNNNNNNNNNNNNNNNNNNNNNNNNNNNNNNNNNNNNNNNNNNNNNNNNNNNNNNNNNNNNNNNNNNNNNNNNNNNNNNNNNNNNNNNNNNNNNNNNNNNNNNNNNNNNNNNNNNNNNNNNNNNNNNNNNNNNNNNNNNNNNNNNNNNNNNNNNNNNNNNNNNNNNNNNNNNNNNNNNNNNNNNNNNNNNNNNNNNNNNNNNNNNNNNNNNNNNNNNNNNNNNNNNNNNNNNNNNNNNNNNNNNNNNNNNNNNNN from Streptomyces roseochromogenus subsp. oscitans DS 12.976 encodes the following:
- a CDS encoding 1,4-dihydroxy-6-naphthoate synthase; translation: MTTEPLHIAYSPCPNDTFVFDALAHGRVPGAPALDVTFADIDITNGMAERGEFDVLKVSYAVLPYILGEYALLPCGGALGRGCGPLVLTREAGVDLTGRTVAVPSEKSTAYLLFRLWAADTLPIKRGGPAGPSVEGGGGRRAGRVGEIVVMPFHEIMPAVRDGKVDAGLVIHEARFTYQNYGLHKLADMGEHWERTTGLPIPLGAIVAKRSLGADTLTRLADAIRASVLAAWDDPEASRPYVMAHAQEMDPAVADQHIGLYVNEFTADLGEDGYAAIRGLLTRAAAEGLLPPLGPDALAFP